The following DNA comes from Cumulibacter manganitolerans.
ATGTTCGCCGGCGAATCGTTCCGTACGGCAGCGGTGGTGGTGGTGCAGCCGGACGGCGCTGCGCACGTGGCCGCCGACGGCCTGTATTTCCCGAACGGGTCGATGATCACGCCGGACGGACGCACGTTGATCGTCAACGAGAGCTACGGGAACCGCATCTCGGCATTCGACATCGGGCCCGACGGGCTGCTGGGCGAGCGGCGCGACTGGGCGGTGTTCGGTCCCCAGCCGTCGCCGGGAGCGGACGTCGCGGCGATCGCCGCCGTCCGCACGGTCGCTCCGGACGGCGGCTGCCTGGACGCCTCGGGCGCGGTCTGGCTCGCGGACGCCGCGGGCGCACGGCTGATGCGGGTCGCCGAGGGCGCCGAGGTGCTCGAGGAGATCCACTGGGACGGCGGAAAGCTGTTCGCGTGCATGCTCGGCGGCGCCGACGGGCGCACCCTGTACGCCTGCGGCGCCCCCGATTCGTCGGCGCAGAAGCGCGCCGCGGCCCGGGAGGCCGTACTGCTGTCCGCGCGGGTCGAGGTGCCGCGGGCCGGGCTGCCCTAGGCGATCCCGGGCCCCCCCGATGCGACGCGGCGCGGTCGGGTGCGGGAGCCGCGGCTCCGCGGGGCTGGCGGAAGCCTGCTGCGCCGGCTCCGCGGGCTACCGGGTCGGGATCTGGCGGACGGCGCCGGTGCTGCCGGAGGTCACCATCGAGGCGTACGCCTGGAGGGCGCGGCTGACCTTGCGCTCGCGCTCGCCCGGATGCCAGGGGTGCTCGCTGGTCTCCATCTTGGCGCGCCGCTCGGCGAGCACGTCGTCCGGCACATTGACCCGGATCAGCCGCTGGTGGACGTCGATCTCGATCTCGTCGCCGTCCTCGACCAGGCCGATCGTGCCGCCGGACGCCGCTTCGGGCGAGATGTGGCCGACCGAGATGCCCGACGAGCCACCGGAGAAGCGGCCGTCGGTGATCAGGGCGCACTCGCGCCCGAGGCCGAGGCCCTTGATGAACGAGGTGGGGTGCAGCATCTCCTGCATGCCCGGCCCACCGGCCGGCCCCTCGTACCGGACGACGACGCAGTGCCCGGGCTGGACGCGCTTGCTGAGGATCGCCTCGACGGCGGCCTCCTGCGACTCGACGACGATCGCCGTCCCGACGAAGTGGAACAGCTCCTCGTCGATGCCGGCGGTCTTGATGACGGCGCCGTCCTCGGCCAGGTTGCCGTATAGGACGGCCAGGCCGCCGTCCTTGGTGTAGGCGTGCGCCATGTCGCGGATGCAGCCGTTCTCGGCGTCGGTGTCCAGCGAGTCCCAGCGGTTCTGGGTGGAGAACGCCTCGGTCGTGCGGACGCCGCCGGGCGCCGCGTGGAACAGCTCGATCGCCGCCTCGGTGGCCTTCCCGCCGCGCACGTCCCAGTCGTCGAGCCAGTTGCGCAAGTCGGGGGAGTGCACGGTGTGGACGTCGGTCTCCAGCAGCCCGGCGCGGTCGAGCTCGCCGAGCAGCGCGGGGATGCCGCCGGCCCGGTGCACGTCCTCCATGTGGTACTCGGGATGGTTGGGCGCGACCTTGGACAGGCACGGCACACTGCGCGACAGCTTGTCGATGTCCGGCAGCGTGAAGCTGAGCTCGCCCTCGAGCGCGGCGGCGAGGATGTGCAGCACCGTGTTGGTCGAGCCGCCCATCGCGACGTCCAGCGCCATGGCGTTGTGGAAGGCCTTGCGGTTGGCGATGCTGCGCGGCAGCACCGACTCGTCGTCCTGGTCGTAGTAGCGCTTGCACAGGTCGACGATGATGCGACCGGCGTTCAGGAACAGGTCGCGGCGGGCGGCGTGGGTGGCCAGCGTCGAGCCGTTGCCCGGCAGCGACAGACCGAGCGCCTCGGTCAGGCAGTTCATCGAGTTCG
Coding sequences within:
- a CDS encoding SMP-30/gluconolactonase/LRE family protein, which translates into the protein MLKQIADGFTFLEGPRWHDGKLYVSDFYSGRVLTVTDDGQVSEVLRLDDRPSGMGWMPDGSMLLVAMTARQVLRVRDGEVSVHADLSALAPGLLNDMVVDADGRAYVGNFGFDMFAGESFRTAAVVVVQPDGAAHVAADGLYFPNGSMITPDGRTLIVNESYGNRISAFDIGPDGLLGERRDWAVFGPQPSPGADVAAIAAVRTVAPDGGCLDASGAVWLADAAGARLMRVAEGAEVLEEIHWDGGKLFACMLGGADGRTLYACGAPDSSAQKRAAAREAVLLSARVEVPRAGLP
- the ilvD gene encoding dihydroxy-acid dehydratase; the protein is MPELRSRTSTHGRQMAGARALWRATGMNDGDFGKPIIAIANSYTQFVPGHVHLKDMGDLVAGAIREAGGVSKEFNTIAVDDGIAMGHDGMLYSLPSRELIADSVEYMVNAHTADALVCISNCDKITPGMLMAAMRLNIPAIFVSGGPMEAGKAVVVNGVASTPTNLITAINASAAEAVSDEGLAEVERSACPTCGSCSGMFTANSMNCLTEALGLSLPGNGSTLATHAARRDLFLNAGRIIVDLCKRYYDQDDESVLPRSIANRKAFHNAMALDVAMGGSTNTVLHILAAALEGELSFTLPDIDKLSRSVPCLSKVAPNHPEYHMEDVHRAGGIPALLGELDRAGLLETDVHTVHSPDLRNWLDDWDVRGGKATEAAIELFHAAPGGVRTTEAFSTQNRWDSLDTDAENGCIRDMAHAYTKDGGLAVLYGNLAEDGAVIKTAGIDEELFHFVGTAIVVESQEAAVEAILSKRVQPGHCVVVRYEGPAGGPGMQEMLHPTSFIKGLGLGRECALITDGRFSGGSSGISVGHISPEAASGGTIGLVEDGDEIEIDVHQRLIRVNVPDDVLAERRAKMETSEHPWHPGERERKVSRALQAYASMVTSGSTGAVRQIPTR